TTACAGTTTAGTACAGAAAGAGCTTTGGTTAAAGATTGCCTACAGGATTTCTTTGTAGATCTATATGTACGCCGAGCCTCTTTAAGTAATGTACAACAGGTAAAAAATTACCTGTATGTATCATTCAGGCATCGTATAATACGCAAACTATCTTCCAGTCAGTTATTGCTGGAGCCTCTCACAAACGCTTACCATTTTGAGGTAGTTTTTTCTCACGAACATGCTATCATTCAGGATCAGTTGGATAGTCAGAAGCAGGCAAAGCTCCTTACTGCTTTTCAGAAACTAAGCCCTCGGCAGAAAGAAGCAATCTTCCTTAGGTTTTATGAAAATATGAGCTACGAACAGATTGCCGAAATCCTGAAAATGAAAAAAGTAAAGTATGCCCGCACGCTGGTGTATCGTTCTATAGGTGTACTAAAAGAGGGTATCAGAGATATGGACAATAGTCTGACCCTATACTCTGTTTTACCATTGTTTTTTCTCTTCTATAAACCCTCTGTACGTAGGGTATAAAATTATTTTAAAAATTCTTTCTTTTTCCTGAGGGCATCTAGCTGCTTGCTGTCTCCTTAAAGTAGCAACACTATCATACCATTGCCTTATGGATTACGAGCAATATGATCTAGAAGACTTTGTCGCTGACCCTTACTTCAAAAAATGGGTAAGAAAAGGAAATGCGAAGAGTAACGAATTTTGGGAGAGCTGGCTGGAAGCTCATCCAGAAAAGGCTGATACCATTGCCCAGGCAAAAAGCATATTGACATTTCTACAGTTTCAGGTAGATGAGGCTAGCGAAGAAGAAACGCTGGAAGTGAAGGCTAAGGTAATGTATAGAATAAAAAATGAAGGTGGGGGGAAGCCAGGGCATAAAAGTGTATTGTGGTTCTATATTTCTATTGCCGCCACAGTCATGATTATTCTTTCGGGCTCATATATAGTATGGCAGAATATGGTCAAAGATCCCTACCAATACTACCAGACGGCTTTTGCAGAGCAGCAGGAGATATTACTGGCAGACAGTACGCTAGTTAAGCTTAATGCCAATTCTACTCTAAAGGTACCTGTAAGCTGGATAGAGGGGAAACCCAGAGAAGTGTGGCTGGAAGGTGAAGCTTTTTTTGAAGTGGTAAAGCAGCCAAATGCCGCTGATGGACGCTTTATTGTACATACTTCACAACTAGAAGTAGAAGTATTAGGTACCACCTTTAACGTACAGTCCAGGCATGAAGAAACTCAGGTAGTACTTAACACAGGAAAAGTCAAACTACAAAAAACTAATATTAGCGAAGGTGAGCAGATAGTATTTCTGGAGCCGGGAGAAATGGCTACTGCCGACGCTAAGCAGTTGATTAAAAAACAGGTAAACCCACAGGTTTACTCATCGTGGAAAGATAACCGTCTATTTTTTGAAAATGAAAGTATCCGCAAAATCGCCCAGCGTCTGAAAGACACGTATGGCTATGAAGTGAAGGTTGATGAAGAACAGTGGTTGAACTACAAATTCACAGGTTCATGTCCTGCCGACGATATTTCTATATTGTTGGTAGCTCTTTCAGAAAGTTTTGATCTCAAGGTGATTCGTGTTAACAAACAAATCTACATACAACATGAAAACCCATAGTAAGTCAACACAACAAACTATCAACCTTAATTAAATGCGAGTATGAAACTAGTTTATCTACACACTAATCTTCTCAGGCGGCTTATTCTGCTATGTGCCTTAGCGGTACCCTTGCAGTTGCAGGCGCAGCAACTTGCCTCATCCGAACACTGGCGTACAGATACACAAACTGTGCAGGACAAAACTCAGGCTGCTGACAAAGTAGCTTTAAAAAAAGTACTGAGCAGCATTGCCAGTAAGTATCAGATCAGCCTCAACTACAGCGAAAAAGAGATTGAACAGCATCGCGTACAAAGTCTCTTGATGAAAAAGGATTATCGTAATCCTGAAGAGGCGCTAAGCCAGGTGCTTTCTGGCTCAGGGCTGGAGTATAAAAAAATTGGAGAAATTGATTATGTAATTCGTCCAATTACCCCTCCTTCTAACGAAAAAGCAATGAAACCCAAAGACTTTCTAGCTAATCTGGGGGGGCAGAGCTTACTGCCTCCCGTACTCAGAGAGGTTAGAGTGAATATTCAGGGTAAGGTTACCGATGATAATGATGAAGGTATACCGGGCGTTAATGTGTTAGAGAAAAATACTACCAATGGTACGATCACAGATATAGAAGGTAACTTCTCCCTGAGCGTAGAAGGAAGCGCTTCTGTACTGGTGTTTAGCTCTATAGGTTATCAAACACAGGAAGTTGCTGTGGGTGACCAGCGTGTATTTGACATCAGTATGCAAACTGATACCCGAGAGCTTTCTGAAGTGGTAGTTACCGCTTTGGGTATTGAGCGCGAAAAGCGTTCGCTAGGTTATGATGTGGCTAATGTGGAAGGTGAGCAGTTACAGCAGGTATCTCAGGAAAATGTACTGAGCTCGCTCGCAGGTAGAGTTCCC
This window of the Porifericola rhodea genome carries:
- a CDS encoding RNA polymerase sigma factor, yielding MLKVIPNESSDVKNWNLMKSGSQEAFEHLYDKYFPLLFRYGLQFSTERALVKDCLQDFFVDLYVRRASLSNVQQVKNYLYVSFRHRIIRKLSSSQLLLEPLTNAYHFEVVFSHEHAIIQDQLDSQKQAKLLTAFQKLSPRQKEAIFLRFYENMSYEQIAEILKMKKVKYARTLVYRSIGVLKEGIRDMDNSLTLYSVLPLFFLFYKPSVRRV
- a CDS encoding FecR family protein, with protein sequence MDYEQYDLEDFVADPYFKKWVRKGNAKSNEFWESWLEAHPEKADTIAQAKSILTFLQFQVDEASEEETLEVKAKVMYRIKNEGGGKPGHKSVLWFYISIAATVMIILSGSYIVWQNMVKDPYQYYQTAFAEQQEILLADSTLVKLNANSTLKVPVSWIEGKPREVWLEGEAFFEVVKQPNAADGRFIVHTSQLEVEVLGTTFNVQSRHEETQVVLNTGKVKLQKTNISEGEQIVFLEPGEMATADAKQLIKKQVNPQVYSSWKDNRLFFENESIRKIAQRLKDTYGYEVKVDEEQWLNYKFTGSCPADDISILLVALSESFDLKVIRVNKQIYIQHENP